TTGGCCATATTCTTTAAATGTGTAGTAAATTAGTTGAAATCAAATTTTTCAAACTTCTTGTAAAAGTACGTTTTTCCATCACTATTTAAGACTACTAAACTACTATCCTTTGCTTTTAACACTGTTTCTTTCCACGAATCGTATGGGGTTTTATAATACATTCGTAAACTATCGTCTTCTACCTTTAGCTGAAATGTTTCTGCGTCATTATTCGTTATAAAAGTACCATCAAGTCTGGGTTGCATTTTTTTGCGAACACCAGCATTGCCATTTACCTCAATAAAATCTACTGTCGTACTCATCTGAAACTTCTTTTCATTGCCATCTGTTAAAACTACTTTTTCTATAGTCCAATAGCCATTAAGATTTTCTTTGTTTATCACTATATCTTGCTTTCCGCAGGAAGAAAATAGTACGATGCAACTTGTTATGAATAGAAATTTTTTCATGTGTTTTGGTTCTAGAGTTATCGCGGTTAATCTGTTATCGAAACGCCTTTATCATTCCCTAGCTAATAGAAACATTTTATAGGTCTGACTTACTTCCTTAACAATCGCTTCGGTGCGTTCTGGGTGGGTATCACTTATAAATAGTTGTCCGAAATGTGCATTGTCTACCAAAGAAATGAGCTGGGCCACGCGTTGCTCGTCTAGTTTGTCGAAAATATCGTCTAACAATAGAATAGGCGTCTCTTTACTTTGTGTTTTTATAAAATCGAATTGTGCCAATTTCAATGCAATTAAATACGATTTTTGTTGTCCTTGTGATCCAAATTTCTTCACAGGAAATTCATCTATCTTAAACTTTAGATCATCTTTATGAATCCCAAAATTACTGTACTGCGTTAGTTTGTCTTTCGATTGGTTTTCTTGTAACAGCTGTGATAACGGTTGTTCTGCTAGCTGACTCCTGTAGCTTAGACTCACTTTTTCAGAACCGTTGCTAATAGAGGTATAGCGTTCTAGAAAAATAGGGGTGAATTCTTTTACAAAAGCCGCTCGTTTTTCAAATATTGGGGTGCCCAACTCATGTAGTTGAGTGTCGTAAATACTTAGTTGGTCGCCATTAAATGTTCTATTTGCAGCAAAGTATTTGAGTAATGCGTTACGCTGCGCAAGTACTTTGTTATAATTAATAAGAGTATGGAGGTAGTGAGGATCTCCTTGTGAAATAACACCGTCCATAAATTTTCGCCTAGTATCGCTGCCTTCCGTTATGAGATCTCGATCTGCCGGAGAAATTATTACCAACGGAAGAAATCCTATATGCTCACTAAACTTTTCATACGCCTTGCCATTTCGCTTAATTAGTTTTTTTTGCCCACTTTTTGCGCTAACAATTACCTTTTCATCTCGGTCATTTTTCTGGTAGTTTCCTTCAATAACAAAGAAATCTTCACCGTGTTTTATGTTTTGTCCTGTAATTGGGTTGAAATAGCTTTTTCCGAAGGAAAGATGATAGATTGCGTCTAAAACATTGGTCTTTCCAACACCGTTTTTACCAACAAAACAGTTAATCTTAGGGTCGAACTGAAAACTTTCGGCTTCAAAATTCTTGTAGTTAATAAGTGAAACAGAAGTTAAGTGCATGCAAACAAAGGGATTGTAGTTTTTGTGAATGAATAAAATTTCCGCAGAAATCTAGCTGCAAATTATTGAAAAATAAGAACTTTTTTCCCTTTTAATTTCTAATAAAAATTTTATTTTTGCGCGTTAGTAAACCAAAAATAATGGCTACATATAAAAAGAGAGGCTATAAGCCTAAGACCAAAGCAGAGAAAGAAGAAGTTATCGAAGACGGTAGTGCAACGGCAGAGGTGTTTAACACCTTAGATGAAGGTGCATCCAAAACGGAGGCTTGGGTAGAAAAAAACCAGAAAGCCATCTTAACTGTGGTTGGAGTGATCGCAGTTGCGGTTTTAGGATATTTAGGCTATCAGCAATGGGTTCAGGAGCCAAAGGAGACTGAGGCCATGAACGAAATGTTTCAGGCACAGGAGTTTTTTGAGCAAGCGCTTAGTAATACTTCGGCAGTAAAAGATTCTTTATACGACCTTTCTTTAAATGGTGGTAGAGGAAAATATGGCTTTCTTGAAATTATAGACAACTATGGTGGTACCAAAGCAGGAAATCTTGCAGAGTACTACGCGGGGATGGCTTATTTAAGTACAAGCAAATACCAAGAAGCAATCAACCACTTAGATAATTTTAAAAGTGATGATGAAATGCTAGCCCCATTGGCAAAAGGTGCAATAGGTGATGCCTTTGCGCAATTAGACCAGAAGGAAGAAGCATTAAAATATTACGAAGAAGCCGCTTCAATGAGAACCAATGAAGTAACAA
This Rasiella rasia DNA region includes the following protein-coding sequences:
- the recF gene encoding DNA replication/repair protein RecF (All proteins in this family for which functions are known are DNA-binding proteins that assist the filamentation of RecA onto DNA for the initiation of recombination or recombinational repair.) encodes the protein MHLTSVSLINYKNFEAESFQFDPKINCFVGKNGVGKTNVLDAIYHLSFGKSYFNPITGQNIKHGEDFFVIEGNYQKNDRDEKVIVSAKSGQKKLIKRNGKAYEKFSEHIGFLPLVIISPADRDLITEGSDTRRKFMDGVISQGDPHYLHTLINYNKVLAQRNALLKYFAANRTFNGDQLSIYDTQLHELGTPIFEKRAAFVKEFTPIFLERYTSISNGSEKVSLSYRSQLAEQPLSQLLQENQSKDKLTQYSNFGIHKDDLKFKIDEFPVKKFGSQGQQKSYLIALKLAQFDFIKTQSKETPILLLDDIFDKLDEQRVAQLISLVDNAHFGQLFISDTHPERTEAIVKEVSQTYKMFLLARE
- a CDS encoding lipocalin family protein — translated: MKKFLFITSCIVLFSSCGKQDIVINKENLNGYWTIEKVVLTDGNEKKFQMSTTVDFIEVNGNAGVRKKMQPRLDGTFITNNDAETFQLKVEDDSLRMYYKTPYDSWKETVLKAKDSSLVVLNSDGKTYFYKKFEKFDFN
- a CDS encoding tetratricopeptide repeat protein → MATYKKRGYKPKTKAEKEEVIEDGSATAEVFNTLDEGASKTEAWVEKNQKAILTVVGVIAVAVLGYLGYQQWVQEPKETEAMNEMFQAQEFFEQALSNTSAVKDSLYDLSLNGGRGKYGFLEIIDNYGGTKAGNLAEYYAGMAYLSTSKYQEAINHLDNFKSDDEMLAPLAKGAIGDAFAQLDQKEEALKYYEEAASMRTNEVTTPRFLLKAGVIAMNLGKADVALKHFAALDENYPTSAEATKAKGYKGAVEAMQ